From the genome of Uranotaenia lowii strain MFRU-FL chromosome 1, ASM2978415v1, whole genome shotgun sequence, one region includes:
- the LOC129738295 gene encoding uncharacterized protein LOC129738295 has translation MESESAAGLRELFDAARKHLRCLECLAQPVQTWDAMLIHLISNKLDPATRRQWETAASGISPPTYEQLEGFVLDRCQVIDAMPIKRKATVEHQSGPPKRVKTETRAFVVKSNQNKCAACKGNHFLGVCDGYRMKSVDEKFRLVKRFGLCFNCLASNHTAESCRGGLCRKCKGRHHTSLHRDNNRTLNENLKTKQNGNMCSDSALCVLPTASILVPSKGKLLACRVLLDSGSQSNFVTQSFIKRAGLSTEPTNINVRGFGNSTKSIQEKVNVQLRARMSVFQRTVKMLVTDFITDPVPNNDIEIDSWAMPDLTLADPEFYLSRPVDMLLGITVLMEILKDGNLEISPHLPHLQNTHLGWIVGGSVTKMNENQLISQIINDNTYNCLVRPWTEEENQSELLFQETTTREPSGRFIVRLPLKENYKLLGESKNLALNRLLKLETRFDKDSELHKQYNEFMLNYLEMGHMEKVSDMDLIIDQPHFYFPHHPVLRPDSTSTKLRTVFNGSAATSSGLSLNDVLLTGPTIQQDIFNILLRFRCHKFVLTGDIQKMFRQIMVHKDDRNLQLILWRFSTEQAVHTYRLNTVTYGTCSAPYLAARCLHQLGKEFQQVYPEACKIILNDFYMDDVVTGHEDNIELMRIKQELVTIFTSAGFELHKWKSNENSVTVKCDGDEISKILGILWNTTSDSLGYAKDIDEQAGTTKRNILSEVQKIFDPLGIVSPIVVLGKIIMQDIWSIKVKWDEELPTNIISEWKRFCYQLKEIERIEFPRHVRSKAKIVEIHGFSDAAKRAYGAAIYIRTVSEDDSVKVSLLCAKSRVTPTSENGNLEDVTIPRMELRAASLLVDLTTKVMDSLSILINGIHYWTDSMVTLEWIRNPNRSRPVFISNRVKAINEKTSITSWHHVRSKDNPADLISRGASARKLFACTNWWNGPAFLTEHNQHWPLEGNTAVCSMVTTQEEVTEETGPCFEEIEKISSLMKLQKVTAYCLRFINNSKLKEEDRLKGEITLKEIRVAHKKIIVWTQWRYYEKEMSCLTTNKLIPSSSTLLTLNPFVDSDGLMRVRGRIQAAGVSYDQQHPIILPPKSNLTLTIIRHYHTINLHVGVQSLLYSIRLKYWIPKGRSLIRKTVRQCVTCFRQNPEPSSQIMGDLPEVRLNPGRPFKECGVDFGGPFTVKENFVRTQKTLKVYVALFICLRTRAVHLELVSSLTSAAFIATLRRFSGVRGRSSVIYCDNATNFTGSKNELKRLTDEFKSQVEPGVQKFCTMEGIDWKFIPPRSPSFGGIWEAGIKSVKSHMRRILGSNVPTYEELLTLFKQIEGCLNSRPISPMSTNSDDPIPLTPGHFLIAHRKPFIV, from the exons ATGGAATCAGAATCAGCTGCTGGCCTGCGAGAGCTCTTTGACGCAGCAAGAAAACATCTTCGCTGTCTGGAATGCTTAGCCCAACCGGTACAGACGTGGGATGCGATGCTGATACATCTGATATCTAATAAATTGGATCCTGCAACAAGGCGTCAATGGGAAACAGCGGCCTCCGGGATTTCTCCACCAACATACGAGCAGCTTGAAGGTTTTGTTCTGGATCGTTGTCAAGTTATTGATGCGATGCCAATAAAGCGCAAGGCAACAGTTGAGCATCAGAGCGGTCCACCTAAACGTGTGAAAACTGAAACAAGAGCGTTTGTGGTGAAATCAAATCAGAACAAATGTGCTGCTTGTAAAGGTAATCACTTCTTGGGCGTTTGTGACGGTTACAGGATGAAATCCGTCGATGAAAAGTTTCGATTAGTCAAACGGTTTGGTTTATGCTTCAATTGCCTGGCATCCAATCATACAGCTGAATCATGTCGAGGAGGACTATGCCGAAAGTGCAAAGGCAGACACCACACATCACTGCACCGGGATAACAACCGTACCTTGAATGAAAATCTTAAGACTAAGC aaaatggAAACATGTGTTCTGACTCAGCACTGTGCGTGCTACCCACTGCCTCGATTCTAGTACCATCTAAAGGAAAATTATTGGCATGCCGAGTGTTGCTAGACTCTGGGTCCCAATCTAATTTTGTAACACAGTCTTTCATTAAACGCGCTGGTTTATCCACTGAGCCTACTAATATCAACGTCCGAGGTTTCGGAAATTCAACTAAGTCGATTCAAGAGAAAGTCAATGTACAGTTGAGAGCCAGAATGTCTGTTTTTCAAAGAACCGTCAAGATGCTAGTTACAGATTTTATAACGGATCCTGTGCCCAATAACGACATTGAAATTGATAGTTGGGCGATGCCAGACTTAACACTAGCAGATCCTGAGTTTTATCTTTCTCGACCAGTTGACATGCTGTTGGGAATTACTGTattaatggaaattttaaaagatgGAAATCTTGAAATAAGTCCCCATTTACCACACCTTCAAAACACCCATCTCGGATGGATAGTGGGTGGATCTGTAACCAAAATGAATGAGAATCAATTAATTAGTCAAATAATTAATGATAATACGTACAACTGTTTAGTTCGACCGTGGACGGAAGAAGAAAATCAATCGGAGCTGTTGTTTCAGGAAACAACAACTAGAGAACCATCCGGAAGGTTTATCGTTAGACTGCCactaaaagaaaattacaaactaTTAGGAGAGTCCAAGAATCTAGCGTTGAACAGACTCTTAAAACTAGAAACTCGCTTTGACAAAGACTCAGAGTTACACAAACAATATAATGAGTTTATGTTAAATTACCTTGAAATGGGCCACATGGAAAAGGTTTCAGACATGGATCTGATAATCGATCAACCCCATTTCTATTTCCCCCATCACCCAGTCTTGAGACCTGACAGCACGTCAACCAAATTGAGAACAGTGTTCAATGGTTCAGCCGCAACATCTAGCGGACTATCTCTCAACGATGTCCTTCTAACTGGACCCACGATACAGCAAGATATTTTCAATATCCTACTCAGGTTTCGGTGCCATAAATTTGTGCTGACTGGCGATATCCAAAAAatgtttcgtcaaataatggtTCACAAAGATGATAGAAACTTGCAGTTGATATTATGGCGTTTCTCTACTGAGCAAGCAGTCCATACATATCGACTTAACACAGTTACGTATGGAACTTGTTCAGCTCCATACCTTGCGGCTCGGTGCCTGCACCAGTTGGGCAAAGAATTTCAGCAGGTGTACCCAGAAGCATGCAAAATTATCTTGAACGATTTTTACATGGATGACGTAGTAACGGGTCATGAGGATAACATCGAATTGATGAGGATAAAACAGGAGCTGGTAACTATCTTTACCAGTGCAGGATTCGAGCTACATAAGTGGAAATCCAATGAAAATTCTGTTACTGTAAAATGTGATGGggatgaaatttccaaaattctgggCATTCTCTGGAACACGACCAGCGATTCTCTTGGGTATGCAAAAGATATCGATGAGCAAGCTGGCACCACCAAACGCAACATCCTCTCGGAAGTTCAAAAGATCTTTGATCCTCTTGGCATTGTTAGTCCGATCGTGGTCCTAGGGAAGATAATTATGCAAGATATATGGTCAATAAAGGTCAAATGGGATGAAGAACTACCTACAAATATCATCAGTGAATGGAAACGGTTTTGTTATCAACTGAAGGAGATAGAACGAATCGAATTTCCAAGACACGTAAGATCCAAAgccaaaattgtagaaattcaCGGATTTTCAGACGCTGCTAAACGAGCTTATGGGGCAGCAATCTACATCCGCACTGTGAGTGAAGACGATAGTGTCAAAGTAAGCTTGCTATGTGCGAAATCTCGTGTTACACCCACCAGCGAAAATGGCAATTTAGAAGACGTTACCATACCAAGGATGGAACTGAGAGCAGCCTCCTTGTTGGTTGATCTAACAACAAAAGTGATGGACTCGTTGTCAATTCTTATCAATGGAATACATTACTGGACAGATTCTATGGTAACCCTAGAGTGGATACGTAATCCGAACAGATCAAGACCTGTGTTCATAAGTAATCGTGTTAAGGCTATAAATGAAAAAACCTCAATAACTTCCTGGCATCACGTGCGTTCCAAAGATAATCCGGCGGATTTAATATCGAGGGGAGCATCGGCACGAAAACTTTTCGCTTGCACTAACTGGTGGAACGGTCCAGCTTTTCTAACGGAGCATAATCAACATTGGCCACTGGAAGGCAATACAGCGGTTTGTAGTATGGTAACAACTCAAGAAGAGGTTACAGAAGAAACGGGAccatgttttgaagaaattgaaaaaatttccagTCTTATGAAACTTCAAAAAGTAACCGCATACTGCTTAAGATTCATTAATAATAGTAAATTAAAAGAAGAAGATCGCTTAAAGGGTGAAATAACTCTCAAAGAG atacGAGTAGCTCACAAGAAGATCATTGTGTGGACTCAATGGAGATACTATGAAAAGGAAATGTCATGTCTTACCACAAACAAACTGATTCCGAGCAGCAGCACACTGCTAACACTTAATCCCTTCGTCGACAGCGACGGACTGATGCGCGTAAGAGGGCGCATTCAAGCAGCCGGAGTCTCGTACGACCAGCAGCATCCGATTATCTTGCCTCCCAAATCTAATTTAACTCTCACAATAATTcgccattaccataccattaatCTACATGTTGGCGTGCAATCACTACTTTATTCGATAAGATTGAAGTACTGGATCCCTAAAGGGAGAAGCCTTATACGAAAAACCGTTCGTCAATGTGTCACTTGTTTTCGCCAAAATCCAGAACCAAGTTCACAGATTATGGGAGATCTTCCAGAAGTACGCCTGAACCCTGGGAGACCATTTAAAGAATGTGGTGTAGATTTCGGAGGACCATTTACAGTAAAAGAAAACTTCGTTCGGACTCAAAAGACGTTGAAGGTGTACGTAGCCTTATTCATTTGTCTACGCACGCGTGCAGTCCACCTTGAGTTGGTGAGCAGTTTGACCAGCGCCGCTTTCATTGCAACCTTGCGAAGGTTTTCGGGAGTAAGAGGTAGGAGTAGTGTTATATACTGCGACAACGCTACCAACTTCACGGGGtcgaaaaatgaattgaaacgACTAACCGACGAATTCAAATCTCAAGTGGAACCCGGTGTCCAAAAGTTCTGTACCATGGAAGGCATCGATTGGAAATTTATCCCACCAAGATCACCTTCATTTGGAGGAATATGGGAGGCAGGCATCAAAAGTGTCAAATCGCATATGCGCAGAATACTTGGGTCTAATGTACCCACATATGAAGAACTATTAACGTTATTCAAGCAAATCGAAGGGTGTCTGAACTCTCGGCCCATATCTCCTATGTCCACTAATTCTGACGATCCAATTCCGTTGACCCCGGGTCACTTCCTAATAG CTCACAGAAAACCTTTTATCGTTTAG